The window TGCCCTTGCCGGAAATCCAGGCCAGTGCTGCTCACGAGCGAACGCTGGGCGACGGCTTTGTCGGCGGTGGTGCCAAGTTGCACTGGCTGGTGCCGGAACCGGTGCTGCAGAATCAGCATGACCAAACCTTCGACCTGCTCAAGGACTATCTGGACTGGGCGCTCTATCGCCAACTGCGCCTGGCCCACGGTTTGTCCTATGGCCCCTCGGCCGAGCGCGAAGTGTTTGGCGGGGTGGGCTTCATGAGCCTGAACGCCGACCTTGATCGCGACGATGTGACTGAGGCCGAACAGGTGTTGGAGGATTTAAAGGCCGGCTTGCTCAAGGACGGTCTCGACGCAGACACCTTCAACCGCCTCAAACAGGCCGCCATCGCCCGCCAGGCCTGGGCCGTGCAAGGCAACAGCGCGCTGGCCGATTACTACTGGAGCGCGCTTGGGGACTACCAGGACGGGCGTTTCGCCAACCCGGCCAAGGAACTGCAAGGCGTGACCCTGGCGGAAGCGAACAAGGCCATGCGCGAGTTGCTCGTGCAGCCGGGGTATCTGCGGATCGAGAAGCCGCTGATGAGTTATGACCAGTTGATGTGGGCGATGGCCGGGGTGTTTGGACTGATTGTCCTCGGGGTATTGGCTTTACGAGTCCATCGCAGAAGGTAACCGCGCGCGGTGGCTGGAGCTTTTGTGGCGAGGGGATTTATCCCCGTTCGGCTGCGCAGCAGTCGCAAAACCAGTCGATGCGGTGTGCCGGAAAAACAGGGTCGCCCATTTTGGGGCCGCTTCGCAGCCCAACGGGGATAAATCCCCTCGCCACAGAAATCCCCTCCACCCCAGGGTTTTGTGTTCAACCAAAGTGACCGGCACCCTCGCCACGCCCCCCGCCCGGGCGGTACTCTGTCGAGGATTTTCCCCACGACTATTGTGAACCGCCGAATGCCTACTCTGACCCTGTACGTCCAGCGCATCCTGGAATTGATGAAGCGCTATCCAGGGGTCATTGCGCTCGGTGGTTTCATCTCCGGGGTCGGCAGTTTCATCCTGGTGGATCGGCAACAGGGCCTGGCGACCTGGATCACCATCATCATGGTGCTGAGCTGGATCTGGCTGATGCTGGAAAACAGCCTCACCAAGCTGTTCACCAAACTCTTCAAACGCGAAATCCCCCAGCCTTTGCTGCGTTACGCCACGCAGATGATCCACCAGGAAAGCCTGTTTTTCGTCCTGCCGTTCTTTTTCATCACCACGACCTGGAACAGCGGCCAGTTGTTCTTCACCGGGTTGCTGAGCATGGCGGCGCTGATTTCCATCATCGACCCGCTCTACTACAAATGGCTGGCACCCCGGCGCTGGGCGTTCCTGGCGTTGCACACGCTGACGCTGTTCGCCGCGCTGTTGACCGCCCTGCCCGTCATTTTGCACCTGACCACGTCCCAGAGTTTCAAACTGGCGCTGGGCACCGCTGTGGTGTTGTCGTTCCCGAGCCTGGCGTCGATCTTCCCGATCCGGACCCTGCGCAATGCGCTGGCGATCTTGAGCATCACCGTGGGTATCGGGGGCGTCGGCTGGGTCCTGCGTTCATGGGTTCCGCCGGCGACGCTGTGGATGACCGACGTGGCGATCAGTACGCAAATGCAGGACCGCACGCCGGGCAAGAGTCTTGAAGAAGTCAGCGCCGAGCAGATCCGTGGAGACGGCCTGTACGCCTACACCGCGATCAACGCTCCACGCGGTCTGGACGAACGGATTTATCACGTTTGGACGTTCAACGGCAAAGAGGTCGACCGCATCCCGCTGGACATCCATGGCGGGCGCAAGGAAGGCTATCGCGCCTGGACGCACAAGCAGAACTTCCCCGGCAACCCTGCGGGTAAGTGGCAGGTTCGGGTGCTGACCGAAGACGGGCAACTGATCGGTGTGCTGCGCTTCAAAATCACGGACAGCACACCGATCAAAGAAAAGTAATCCGGTTCGTGCTATTACGTAGCTCTGCGCCAATAGCCGAACAAGCACGGAGCTTATGACCAGCAGCACTACGGCCGGCAATGCCCAGCTAGACGCCTCTCACTCCCCTGCACAACTGCGGGTCACGGGTGACTGGACGCTCGCCCATTACGCCGATCTCAAGCACCTGAGCGAAAAGCTCCGCGGCCAATACGACGACAGTACCCACATCGACCTCAATGGCCTCGGCGCGCTGGACACGGCTGGCGCTTCACTGTTGGTGGAATTGCTCGGGTCCGAGCGTCTGGGCCGATCCACCGAACATCCTGATTGCACCCTGTCCCCGCCCGACCGCGCCTTGTTGCAGACGGTTTATTGCTCGCTCAGCGACTTCTGCGTGCCGATCAAGGAACCGGAGATCAGCGTCGGCATTCAGCTGCTGACCCGCATCGGTCGCGCCGTCGACGCGGTCTGGCAGGACACCCTGCAACTGCTGGGCTTTGTCGGCCTGATCCTCGAAACCATCGCGCGCGGGCTGTTTCGCCCTAAGCGCTGGCGGATCACGCCTATGGTCGCGCACATCGAACAGACCGGCCTCGACGCCGCGCCCATCGTGGCGTTGCTGACCTTTCTGGTCGGTGCCGTGGTGGCGTTTCTCGGCGCGACGGTGTTGGCGAGTTTTGGCGCGAGTATTTTCACCGTGGACTTGGTGGCGTTCTCCTTCCTGCGCGAATTCGGCGTGTTGCTGACCGCGATCCTGATGGCCGGGCGTACGGCCAGTGCGTTTACCGCGCAGATCGGCTCGATGAAGGCCAACGAAGAAATCGACGCCATCCGTACACTCGGTCTTGACCCGATGGAGTTGCTGGTGGTGCCGCGGGTGTTGGCGTTGCTGGTGGCGCTGCCGATGCTGACCTTTCTGGCGATGCTCTCGGGGATTATCGGCGGTGGCGTGGTCTGCGCCGTGTCGCTGGATATTTCGCCGGCGATGTTCCTGTCGTTGCTGCAAACCGATATCGGCGTTCAGCACTTTCTGGTGGGGATCGTCAAAGCGCCGATCTTCGCCTTCCTGATCGCTGCGATCGGTTGCCTCGAAGGCTTCAAGGTCAGTGGCAGCGCAGAATCTGTTGGCGCGCACACCACGTCGAGCGTGGTGCAGTCGATTTTCGTGGTGATCGTGCTCGACGCCGTGGCCGCGCTGTTTTTCATGGAGATGGGCTGGTGAGTCGTCTACCCCGAGCGCCCTCCGAGGCGGTGATCGAAGTCCGTGGGTTGTGCAATCGCTTCGGCAGCCAGAGCGTGCACGAGAACCTCGACCTGGATTTGTACAAAGGTGAAATCCTCGCCGTGGTGGGCGGCTCCGGCAGCGGGAAATCGGTGCTGCTGCGCAGCATCGTCGGCTTGCGCCAGCCCAGCGAAGGGCTGGTGAAGGTCTTCGGCAAGAACCTGCCGACCCTGCCCGAACACGAGCGTTCGATGGTCGAACGGCGCTTCGGCGTGCTGTTCCAGAAAGGCGCGCTGTTCTCTTCGCTGACGGTGACCGAGAACGTCGCCCTGCCCCTGATCGAACACGCCGGCCTGAACCGTGAAGATGCCGAGCACCTGGCGGCGGTGAAACTGGCCTTGGCCGGGCTGCCGCTGTCGGCGGCGGACAAATACCCGGCTTCGCTCTCCGGCGGCATGATCAAGCGTGCGGCGCTGGCCCGGGCGTTGGCGTTGGACCCGGACATCCTGTTTCTCGATGAACCCACCGCCGGCCTCGACCCGATTGGCGCTGCAGCCTTCGATCAATTGATCCTGACCCTGCGCGATGCCTTGGGCCTGAGTGTATTTCTGGTGACCCATGACCTCGACACGCTCTACACCATCACCGACCGGGTGGCGGTGCTGGCGCAGAAGAAAGTGCTGGTGGCTGACGCCATCGACAAGGTCTCGGAAACCGACGATGCGTGGATTCACGAATACTTCCATGGCCCTCGCGGCCGCGCGGCGCTGACGGCCGCTCAACAGTTGAATGAGGTCTGACATGGAAACCCGAGCCCATCATGTATTGATCGGCCTGTTCACCGTGATTGTGGTGGCGGGCGCCCTGCTCTTCGGCCTTTGGCTGGCCAAGTCCAGCGTCGACACCGAGTTCAAGGATTACGAAGTCGTCTTCAACGAGGCGGTCAGCGGCTTATCCAAGGGCAGCGCCGTGCAATACAGCGGGATCAAGGTCGGCGATGTGGTGACCTTGCGCCTGGACCCGAAAGACCCGCGCCGGGTGCTGGCGCGGATTCGTCTGGGTGGCGATACGCCGATCAAGGAAGACACCCGGGCCATATTGGCGCTGACCGGGATTACCGGGACCTCGATCATCCAGCTCAGTGGCGGTACACCGCAGAGCCCGAACCTCAAAGGCAAGGACGGCCATTTGCCGGTGATCATCGCGTCGCCCTCGCCCATTGCCCGTTTGCTCAACGACAGTGGCGACCTGATGGCCGGCGTGAACACGCTGATGCATAACGCCAACCTGATGTTTTCCACCGAGAACGTCGAGCGCATCAGCAAGACGCTGGAAAATCTGGAGCAAACCACTGGGACTATTGCTGATCAGCGCGGCGATATTCGTCAGGCGATGCAGCAACTGGCGTCCGTCGGCAAGCAGGCTGGCGCGATGCTGGAGCAGATGTCGGCGTTGATGCGTAACGCCAACGGCCTGCTCAACGATCAAGGCAAGCAGATGTTCGGCAGCGCCGAGCAGGCCATGAAGTCGCTGGAGCAAAGCAGCGCGACCATCAACAAATTGCTCACTACCAACCAGGATTCACTGAACAGCGGCATGCAGGGCCTTAACGGCCTGGCACCGGCGGTACGTGAATTGCGCGACACCCTGACGTCGTTGCGGGCCATTTCCCAGCGCCTGGAAGCCAACCCCAGCGGTTACTTGCTGGGCAATGACAAGAACAAGGAGTTCACGCCATGAAGCTTGCGACCCTCGCCCTCCTCGCCGGCTTCACGCTGGTCAGCGCCTGCTCGATCCTGCCTAAGTCCGAGCCGTCCGATGTCTATCGTTTGCCTTCGGCCCAGAGCAGCGCATCGGCAAGTCATGGCACGCCGCAACGCTGGTCGCTTCGCCTGACCAAGCCGCAGGCCAGCGAAGCGTTGAACAGCCCGAAAATCGCCGTGATCCCCCAAGGTGATCTGATCAGCAGCTACGCCGCCTCGCGCTGGAGCGATCCGGCGCCGGTGTTGCTGCGCAATCGGCTGCTGGATGGTTTCCAGCGGGACGGCCGAGTGCCGTTGCTGAGCACCGATGACAGCAACTTCCAAGCCGATCTGGAATTGGGCGGGAGTCTGCAGGCGTTCCAGACTGAATACCAAGGCACCGCGGCGAGCGTGGTCGTGCGGCTGGATGCGTTGCTGGTGCGTGGGTATGACCAGCGCATCCTCGCCAGCCGCCGCTTTGAAGTGCGCCAGCCATTGAGCGATGTGAAGGTGCCCGCGGTGGTGGCAGGGTTTGGCCAGGCCAGCGATCAGTTGACGGCGCAGGTGGTGAGTTGGGCGGTTGAGCAAGGCCAGAAAGCCGCCCCGCCTCCTCGCCCTTAAAGCCAACACAAACCCAATGTAGGAGCGAGCCTTTGTGGCGAGGGGACTTGTCCCCGTTGGGTCGCGAAGCGGCCCCAATTTCTGAATTCAAGTTGTTCTGATACACCGAGAATTCAGGTTTTGGGACTGCTGCGCAGTCCAACGGGGACAAGTCCCCTCGCCACAAAGGCTCACTCTCACAGGGGATCTTTGGTTAACCGAAGAACCAGTAGCAAACGCCAATCGCGCCGAGAACTCCGGCAAATTCCGCCAGCAATGCACACCCAACCGCATGCCGCGCTCGCTGGATGCCTACTGCACCGAAGTACACCGCCAGCACATAGAACGTCGTTTCCGTACTGCCCTGAATCGTCGCCGCCACCAGCGCCGGGAAACTGTCCACCCCGGAGGTCTTCATGGTTTCGATCAGCATCGCCCGCGCGGCGCTGCCGGAGAACGGCTTGACCATCGCCGTCGGCAGCGCGTCGACGAAGCGCGTGTCCCAACCGGCCCACTCCACCAGATGCCGGATCCCGTCCAGACCAAAATCCAGCGCCCCGGACGCCCGCAGTACGCCGACGGCACACAGCATCGCCACCAGATACGGCAGCAGGTTCTTGGCCACGTCGAAGCCTTCCTTGGCGCCTTCGACGAACGCTTCGTAGACTTTCACTTTGCGTAACGCGCCAATCACCAGAAACAGCATGATCAGCCCGAACAGCGTCAGATTGCCGAGGATCGATGACAGCCCGGCCAGAGCGGTCGCCGAGAGCGTCGCCAGCAGCGCCATGAAGCCACCGAGGGCCAGGGCACCGGGAATCAGATACGCGAGCACCACCGGGTCCCACAGACGCAGGCGTTGCATGAACGCCACCGACAGCAGGCCCACCACTGTCGAGCAGCTGGTTGCCAACAGGATCGGCAAGAACACGAGGGTGGGGTCGGGCGCACCTTGCTGAGCGCGATACATGAAGATCGTCACCGGCAGCAGGGTCAGGGATGAGGCGTTGAGCACCAGGAACAGGATCTGCGCGTTGCTGGCGATGGTCTCGCTGGGGTTGAGCTCTTGCAGCGCCTTCATGGCTTTCAGGCCGATTGGCGTGGCGGCGTTGTCCAGGCCCAGGCCGTTGGCGGCGAAGTTCAGCGTGATCAGGCCGATGGCCGGGTGACCCGCCGGGACTTCGGGCATCAGGCGCAGGAACAAGGGGCCCAGTGCTTTGGCCAGCCATTCGACGATCCCGGCCTTCTCGGCGATTCGCAGAAAGCCCAGCCAGAGCGTCAGGGTGCCGAACAGCAGGACCATGACCTCGACGGACAACTTGGCCATGGCGAAAATGCTTTCCACCATCGCCGCGAAGATCCCGGCGTTACCGCCGATCAGCCATTGCGCCAGTGCCGAAACGGCAGCCACGATGAAAAAGCCGAGCCACAGGCCATTGAGCATCAGTTAAATCCCCCGAAGAATGCCGCGAATGATAGCGGGGTAGCCAGAAACGACAAACCCCGGATTTCTCCGGGGTTTGTTTGTGTGGCTTGCTCGGGTCACTGTGGGAGCCAGCCTGCTGGCGATGAGGCCGGCACATTCAACATCTCTGTTGTTTGATACACCGCTATCGCCAGCAGGCTGGCTCCCACATAAAAGCCAGACTCCACAGGGTTCAGCTATCAGTTGCTGGAAACTTCGCCCGCCGGCAGCTTTTCCTTGCTGCGCCAGTGCGGCAGCGAGTTCCAGTAGCGCTGGCCCTTGGCGTCGTCGTACATGCCTTCCCAGCGGGAGATGACCAGTACGGCCAAGGCATTGCCGATCACGTTCAGCGCGGTACGGGCCATGTCCATGATGCGGTCGACACCGGCGATGAACGCCAGGCCTTCCAGCGGAATACCCACGCTGCCCAAGGTAGCCAGCAGCACCACGAAGGACACGCCCGGTACGCCGGCGATGCCTTTGGACGTCACCATCAGGGTCAGCACCAGCAGCAATTGCTGGCTGATCGACAGGTCGATGCCGTACAGCTGGGCAATAAAGATCGCCGCGATGCTTTGGTACAGGGTCGAACCGTCGAGGTTGAACGAGTAACCGGTCGGCACCACAAAGCTGCAAATGGCTTTCGGCGCGCCGTAGGCTTCCATCTTCTCGATCACGCGCGGCAGCACGGTTTCGGAGCTGGCGGTGGAGTAAGCCAGTACCAGCTCATCCTTGAAGATGCGCATCAGCTTGATCACCGAGAAGCCGAACATCTTGGCAATCAGGCCGAGGATGACAAAGGCGAAGAAGGCGATGGCGACGTAAACCAGGATCACCAGTTTGGCCAGCGGTATCAGAGAAGCGAAACCGAAGTTGGCCACGGTCACTGCGATCAGAGCGAACACGCCGATCGGGGCATAGTTCATGATCATGTGGGTGACTTTGAACATGCTTTCCGAGACGCCCTGGAACATCTTCACCAGCGGCTCGCGCAGGTCCGATTGCAGGCTCGACAGACCGAGACCGAACAGCACGGAGAAGAAGATGATCGGCAGCATTTCGCCGCGGGCCATGGCCGCGAAGATGTTCGACGGGATCAGGTTGAGGATGGTTTCGATGAACGCGTGTTCATGCTGGACCTCGGCCGCTGTCGCCTGGTACTTGGAAATATCCACGGTACCCAGGGTGCTCATGTCGATGCCGGTGCCCGGATGGAACACGTTGGCCAGCACCAGACCGACCACGATGGCGATGGTGGTGACAATTTCGAAGTAAATGATGGTCTTGAGGCCGATACGCCCGAGTTTCTTCGCGTCGCCTACACCAGCGATGCCGACGATCAACGAGGAGATGACGATCGGGATCACGATCATCTTGATCAGACGGATAAAGATATCGCCTGCCGGTTGCAGGACGTTGCTGATCCACCAGGCTTTTTCGGCACTGAAATGGTTGAGCAGCGCACCGATTGCTATCCCCAGTACCAGACCGATGAGGATCTGCCAGGCGAGGCTGAGCTTTGCCTTCTTCATATCTTTACCCTTACTTGCGTTTGACTCAGGCGAATGCAAGAACTGGAACGCTCGTCGCGAAAAAGTCTGTGCATCTGCCCCCGTATAAGGTGCCCCGGAGCGCTTTGTTACGGCTCTCTGGCAGGCGAAAAAAGGCGCAACTATTCCGATGCAAGGAAGCGACGTCTAATGCCGTAAACGCCTACCCTATGCCGAATCGGCATG is drawn from Pseudomonas sp. 31-12 and contains these coding sequences:
- the gltP gene encoding glutamate/aspartate:proton symporter GltP, with the protein product MKKAKLSLAWQILIGLVLGIAIGALLNHFSAEKAWWISNVLQPAGDIFIRLIKMIVIPIVISSLIVGIAGVGDAKKLGRIGLKTIIYFEIVTTIAIVVGLVLANVFHPGTGIDMSTLGTVDISKYQATAAEVQHEHAFIETILNLIPSNIFAAMARGEMLPIIFFSVLFGLGLSSLQSDLREPLVKMFQGVSESMFKVTHMIMNYAPIGVFALIAVTVANFGFASLIPLAKLVILVYVAIAFFAFVILGLIAKMFGFSVIKLMRIFKDELVLAYSTASSETVLPRVIEKMEAYGAPKAICSFVVPTGYSFNLDGSTLYQSIAAIFIAQLYGIDLSISQQLLLVLTLMVTSKGIAGVPGVSFVVLLATLGSVGIPLEGLAFIAGVDRIMDMARTALNVIGNALAVLVISRWEGMYDDAKGQRYWNSLPHWRSKEKLPAGEVSSN
- a CDS encoding ABC transporter ATP-binding protein, which translates into the protein MSRLPRAPSEAVIEVRGLCNRFGSQSVHENLDLDLYKGEILAVVGGSGSGKSVLLRSIVGLRQPSEGLVKVFGKNLPTLPEHERSMVERRFGVLFQKGALFSSLTVTENVALPLIEHAGLNREDAEHLAAVKLALAGLPLSAADKYPASLSGGMIKRAALARALALDPDILFLDEPTAGLDPIGAAAFDQLILTLRDALGLSVFLVTHDLDTLYTITDRVAVLAQKKVLVADAIDKVSETDDAWIHEYFHGPRGRAALTAAQQLNEV
- a CDS encoding MlaD family protein, which produces METRAHHVLIGLFTVIVVAGALLFGLWLAKSSVDTEFKDYEVVFNEAVSGLSKGSAVQYSGIKVGDVVTLRLDPKDPRRVLARIRLGGDTPIKEDTRAILALTGITGTSIIQLSGGTPQSPNLKGKDGHLPVIIASPSPIARLLNDSGDLMAGVNTLMHNANLMFSTENVERISKTLENLEQTTGTIADQRGDIRQAMQQLASVGKQAGAMLEQMSALMRNANGLLNDQGKQMFGSAEQAMKSLEQSSATINKLLTTNQDSLNSGMQGLNGLAPAVRELRDTLTSLRAISQRLEANPSGYLLGNDKNKEFTP
- a CDS encoding DUF5924 family protein, whose protein sequence is MPTLTLYVQRILELMKRYPGVIALGGFISGVGSFILVDRQQGLATWITIIMVLSWIWLMLENSLTKLFTKLFKREIPQPLLRYATQMIHQESLFFVLPFFFITTTWNSGQLFFTGLLSMAALISIIDPLYYKWLAPRRWAFLALHTLTLFAALLTALPVILHLTTSQSFKLALGTAVVLSFPSLASIFPIRTLRNALAILSITVGIGGVGWVLRSWVPPATLWMTDVAISTQMQDRTPGKSLEEVSAEQIRGDGLYAYTAINAPRGLDERIYHVWTFNGKEVDRIPLDIHGGRKEGYRAWTHKQNFPGNPAGKWQVRVLTEDGQLIGVLRFKITDSTPIKEK
- a CDS encoding nucleoside recognition domain-containing protein produces the protein MLNGLWLGFFIVAAVSALAQWLIGGNAGIFAAMVESIFAMAKLSVEVMVLLFGTLTLWLGFLRIAEKAGIVEWLAKALGPLFLRLMPEVPAGHPAIGLITLNFAANGLGLDNAATPIGLKAMKALQELNPSETIASNAQILFLVLNASSLTLLPVTIFMYRAQQGAPDPTLVFLPILLATSCSTVVGLLSVAFMQRLRLWDPVVLAYLIPGALALGGFMALLATLSATALAGLSSILGNLTLFGLIMLFLVIGALRKVKVYEAFVEGAKEGFDVAKNLLPYLVAMLCAVGVLRASGALDFGLDGIRHLVEWAGWDTRFVDALPTAMVKPFSGSAARAMLIETMKTSGVDSFPALVAATIQGSTETTFYVLAVYFGAVGIQRARHAVGCALLAEFAGVLGAIGVCYWFFG
- a CDS encoding ABC-type transport auxiliary lipoprotein family protein, which translates into the protein MKLATLALLAGFTLVSACSILPKSEPSDVYRLPSAQSSASASHGTPQRWSLRLTKPQASEALNSPKIAVIPQGDLISSYAASRWSDPAPVLLRNRLLDGFQRDGRVPLLSTDDSNFQADLELGGSLQAFQTEYQGTAASVVVRLDALLVRGYDQRILASRRFEVRQPLSDVKVPAVVAGFGQASDQLTAQVVSWAVEQGQKAAPPPRP
- a CDS encoding ABC transporter permease, whose product is MTSSTTAGNAQLDASHSPAQLRVTGDWTLAHYADLKHLSEKLRGQYDDSTHIDLNGLGALDTAGASLLVELLGSERLGRSTEHPDCTLSPPDRALLQTVYCSLSDFCVPIKEPEISVGIQLLTRIGRAVDAVWQDTLQLLGFVGLILETIARGLFRPKRWRITPMVAHIEQTGLDAAPIVALLTFLVGAVVAFLGATVLASFGASIFTVDLVAFSFLREFGVLLTAILMAGRTASAFTAQIGSMKANEEIDAIRTLGLDPMELLVVPRVLALLVALPMLTFLAMLSGIIGGGVVCAVSLDISPAMFLSLLQTDIGVQHFLVGIVKAPIFAFLIAAIGCLEGFKVSGSAESVGAHTTSSVVQSIFVVIVLDAVAALFFMEMGW